tttcaaaccttttttttttttttaataattttagagGCACTTCAGATAGTTCAAACAAAATTGGGTAAAGCCCCCCTCCACAAAGGTTGGATAAAGCTTGAATTTTTGCCCATGGGCGTGGCtccaaaaaattgtttgtatAGAGCTACCAAAAAAGCTCGAATTTTTGCCCGTGGGTGTGGCTCCAACCCTTGAGGTTAGGTCAAACAGATTTTGAATGTTGGTTTTGGTTTTCATTGTTTTAGCAGGCCAAGAGCACTCATTTCATGAAAAGTATGAAGTCTCCCTCTTCTGTTTCTGCACAGCCAGAAGCTTCCCACAATGATGAACTCTTCATGCAGAAGAGGTTATTCTTTTCTGATAGCCTCAAGGTCTGTTCTCTCTAACAATTTATTTTGAGTTGGGCTAATCTTTTCTTACTCATACCATTATTTACCTGTggagtttcacccaagacataatttcacttcaaatattagcccaaaaaaaaaaaaaaaaaaacagagtgaCTGATATAATATTTTTGGACTCAAGCCCTACaatgttaccaaaaaaaaaaaaaaaaactacaacatctAGGTCTCTcaccttcaaaattttgagtttaTTCCCCCCAACATTACCCATTGAGGAATATAATGTCCCATGCTAGAATTCCCATTTAATTTTTGTGAACTATCATATTTATCAATCTTGTAACGGCCCCATGTTAGAAACTTGAATAATCCCATTGAAGAATGTATCATGTTCATTTGCATTCAAGTTAGTGATACTTCAATTCAAGCAAATATATGTAACAGTGTGCTGCAAATGTATTTTAGGAATTGAAGGATCTGAGGAAACAGTTGTACTCAGCAGCAGAGCATTTTGAAGCAGCTTACAGCAAAGAAGATCAAAATCACCTGTGAGtcatcccaagttttttttttttttttttcattttcatttctgtTTTCTGAACAGAAAGTTAATGCAGTATCTGAGAAATGGGGTACTTCTGCTTCTGTCTTTTTCTTAGTTTTACATTTGAGAAGATTAACTCtgtactttaacaaaaaaatgtgCATAGAGTACTGGTGGAGAACTTGAAAGATTATGCCATTAAAGCTATCGTCAATACTGTGGACCACTTGGGTTCTGTGGCATATAAGGTTAATGGATTTTTGGATGAAAAGATCTGTGAACTATCTAGAACTGAGCTTAGGTTCTCTTGCCTTGAACAGGTATTCCTTTTGTTCACTTTTCTGTCTGTCAGCATATGAATATTGGTACAAACTTTCTTTATAGAAGCCTGTCCTCCACACCTATGATTCTCATTCATCTTAAGTCAacacttatcctaaaagctcTCTCACGTTCTCTTAATAAGGGAGGTCTAACATGtgcaatatttaattgaaatagaggtGAATTGTGGAGTTGAGATTCAAATTCAGGACAtttgctctgatactatgttaaatcaccacttatcccaaaagttaaAGCTTatagaaagaagtaaatttaatcatttaattaatattctaacaacacGTCAAAATCACGTTGTGGTTGgattacaaattaaaatttagtgtCATGGGGAGTCATAATTTTAACTTGTTATAATCCTAATTTAACCTtgttttaacttaaaaaatatttgctgGAAAAATCGCAGAGACTCCGAACATGCCAATACTTCAGAGATAGTGGGGGCCTTTTCCTACAATCATTGGCTCTAGAATTTCCCAAGCATCATAAGCGGTACATCATTCCAGGCAAATACATTCTTCTCTGCTATTTCATTTTGCCCTAATTTACAGCACTTGGAAGCTTATATTTGTGGGTGTTAATGGTCATGCCAATTTTGCTTTGTTCAGCTGGGACAACCACGGATGCTGTTGGCCACTCTCAGCCGACACATCACAATGCTAAAGAGCACTTATGTCAGTTTGGAAGTGGTATTACATCTTTTCCGCGACATTTGAAGTACTACATCTTTTACGATAGTTACAAATTCACGTGATAGtccatattttatgaaaatgaatgtCCCACATCAGTTTTTAAATGTAGTAAATGCCAGGTGGACTGCCACTTCAGTTTGTAAGAGACTTGTAGTATAAGTTGTAGTGTTCCTAGCAGTACTGCATTCAATAAGCATGTCATCATCACATTTGAATCATAGttaagatttatttattacaataaGATAGCAAAATAGTCTCATTTTTTATTACCTAAAAACACCTCGACAATTTGAGAAGTAGCATTACTAAATAGGGGTGATCATTCGTATTTGTGTGTTAGGTTTGGGTCATGTGAGGCATGGGAATAAGACTATATTGGTCAACCCTAAAccgatcaatttaattaaacaagtcagaCTTCTCAATtctaatatgttaattttgtgttaaatgtgtataagactatatataggtcaaccctaaTCCAACATATTTCATTAAACGGATTATATTTCTCAACCCTAAcctgctaattttgtgttagatttATATCGGATTTGTGAATCATGCCAAAAATTATCGGCTCTAACTAATGCCCATCATACTTGCTACTAGGAAAAGCTGATCAGTTGTCTTTTTGGATTTATAGGCAAAGCTGTTCACGCAACTAGTGAGACCCCTGCAACAGTAATCAGGTAGATGTTGGCACtaccttagtttatttttgtgtaaACTTTTCTAAGCTCATGCTCTATCtgtaaaaaaattctaatacaGAAAAAGCCACTCTGCGTTATGGTCTCCACAATCTTCCTCAAGACCTGAAACTTTCCAGTTTACAAAAGTTGCATCATGCAGAGCAAGAGGTTTGTGCAAATGGTTTTGTTCTTATTATGGGAATTACAATGTAATAAACAATATATCATCTCACATGTTGATAGGTGTACTTGATTGTGTGGTTTAGAGTCTTTGTTGCATATTATGTACTGATCATAATCTTTTCTCATAAAATCAGAGAACCGATCAGTCTCACCATATCGCTTTCCATTTATACGTTCCGGATCTCTTGTTAGGAGATCAACTGCTACGAACTATTCTACTGCCAATAAACGGGTAAGCATGAAAAACCACCAATGTTGAATAAAACACACCGGTTGCTCTAAAAGTAGATAATAATATGTGACAGTCGCTGCCCGAATTTCAAGAAATTTGGATAGGGAATGAGAGGGATGCATGGCTTGGGATGCCCGGATGGGTCCCTGGGGTTGCGAGACTCGCTTAAGCCCCGCACCTCCTCTCTTATTTGTTACCAGAATTCTTTAGATTTTAATAGGAAATTCTAGGGGATCGGCTGATAAATGCAATAAACTtctaaattccaaaaaaaaaaaacatgttttattttttgcagtACGCATCAGAGCCCCGGAGATCAGTTTCATTGTCTATTCATGCTGAAAGAGAAGGGACTAAAGCTATTGTACAAAATTCTGGCAAAAGCAAAGGGCTGTTTAAGGCCTTGCTAAGCATGCACAAGTCCAAAAGAGAAGGCATATTATACAAATAGTTGGATGAGAGAATTGAAAGGAAGAACAGAAAGCAGCATGTTAGGAAGCTTACAATATGTACTGTTTATGGTTTCTCCATGCCTTTCTTACCAGACATTACAACTTGTCACCAATGCTTCCTTTCATTTGTAACTTGTACAAAGCATCTCCCTACATTTCAAGTCTCACATTGATCAAATCTGATTTGAATGTTTTGGGGAACTGCATGTATAAACTTTTCATAGTTCACGTATATTGCACAAAATAGGGTGCTTTAATATGCTTATAGTTTCATGGTTTAAAATGGATTGGCATTGGCTGCAATTCAGTCACGAGTCTAAATGAGAGAAGGCCTCAATAGGGCCACCTACTCGGGCAGGTAGATCACATCGGAGCCCTCTTCATTTTCATCTGTCTTTAGTTttatgatttgtgcaatgaaacCCTAATGTATAGTGTTTTGATTCCAATTTGAATGCTGAAGTCTGCTAGTAAGCATAGAAGAAAATGGTAACTATCTCTCACTGTCTTGATATGGCATTATCTTTTACACTCTTAACAATATAAAGATGCAtggtatttcaattattttgattAGTATGCTTTCTAATATGACATACAAAGTTTGTAAACTAGGGCGCTATATATCACCTGCTGTTCAAAATCCTAGATCAAAACTGGGAGGCTCTTCTATCTCCCTTGTACATGTATGCTCCTTTGAAGTCTTCTTTACGTCATCGACAGGGTCATAAGAAGCACAAGGAGTCGAGATTGATTTACCAAAAGGGAAAGCTCCATCACACCTTTGAGGCCCAGCCTCAACTTTGTCCAAACAAGGCTATACCACACAAATTGCAACAAAATACATTATTTCTAAACCAAGCCGAAGAGTTCCACAGACAATGaacttcataaaataaaataaaatctataacaaaaaagaaagaaaaactgtAGACTGGTTTTATGTAGATATATATGTAGGATAAAAAGGCTACCTTAGACATCACATGAGTATTGGGTTCCAGACGTACTCAACAATATAAAACCGTGAGTTGAGTTTGATTACATGAATCCTTTCACACCTCTGAGGGTTCATATTCTTAAAGATTTACTGCAATATTAATCTTGGGCTTCACCTAATgtaaattttcctttttgtgcTGATATTGATACAACTAAAGACAACAGAACCCTCTCGGGACTGGACCTATACAAATTTAAGGATCTATATACAGAGTAGGTTTAGTGATCTAGGATCCAAACAAAAGTAGGAAAGTGACTAATAGTGATATTAAAGAGAATTATGGCCCGGACCTGGTGGGAGTTATCAAGATCGACATCCTTGGACAATTCACTGCCATTACGACTAGATATAGCTGCAGAATTCAATTCAGTTCAAGTTCTCATATAGTTAAGACATCAAAGTTTAGAATAGGAAAATGCAAAATGCACAAAGTTACATTAAAACTTACCTTCACAAGATATAAGATCAGGAGAGTTCCCAATGTCTATATTTTCACTAGATTCCCAAATGCCTACATTTTCACTTGATTCATGATGTTGCAAAGATGCTCTTGGTGGTTGAATATCTTCAGGAAAATCCAGTAAAACAGTGTCTGCAACTTGAGGCTCCTTGATAGAGGAACCCATTTCCATTGTGCTATTATCCATATAGTCTGCAACATTGCTTTCCTGA
This genomic interval from Corylus avellana chromosome ca3, CavTom2PMs-1.0 contains the following:
- the LOC132176420 gene encoding protein ABIL2-like isoform X1, translated to MTQQAKSTHFMKSMKSPSSVSAQPEASHNDELFMQKRLFFSDSLKELKDLRKQLYSAAEHFEAAYSKEDQNHLVLVENLKDYAIKAIVNTVDHLGSVAYKVNGFLDEKICELSRTELRFSCLEQRLRTCQYFRDSGGLFLQSLALEFPKHHKRYIIPAGTTTDAVGHSQPTHHNAKEHLCQFGSGKAVHATSETPATVIRKSHSALWSPQSSSRPETFQFTKVASCRARENRSVSPYRFPFIRSGSLVRRSTATNYSTANKRYASEPRRSVSLSIHAEREGTKAIVQNSGKSKGLFKALLSMHKSKREGILYK
- the LOC132176420 gene encoding protein ABIL2-like isoform X2, with translation MTQAKSTHFMKSMKSPSSVSAQPEASHNDELFMQKRLFFSDSLKELKDLRKQLYSAAEHFEAAYSKEDQNHLVLVENLKDYAIKAIVNTVDHLGSVAYKVNGFLDEKICELSRTELRFSCLEQRLRTCQYFRDSGGLFLQSLALEFPKHHKRYIIPAGTTTDAVGHSQPTHHNAKEHLCQFGSGKAVHATSETPATVIRKSHSALWSPQSSSRPETFQFTKVASCRARENRSVSPYRFPFIRSGSLVRRSTATNYSTANKRYASEPRRSVSLSIHAEREGTKAIVQNSGKSKGLFKALLSMHKSKREGILYK